In Meles meles unplaced genomic scaffold, mMelMel3.1 paternal haplotype, whole genome shotgun sequence, the following proteins share a genomic window:
- the LOC123936275 gene encoding cytochrome P450 3A12-like: protein MLNIWLFPKRVTDFFKKSVERMKESRLKDKQKHRVDFLQLMINSQNSKEMDMHKALSDLELVAQSIIFIFAGYETTSTSLSFLLYELATHPDVQKKLQEEIDATFPKKAPPTYDALVQMEYLDMVLNETLRLYTIGGRLERVCKKDVEISGMFIPKGTVVMVPVFTLHRDQDLWPEPEEFRPERFSKKNKDSINPYTYLPFGTGPRNCLGMRFAIINMKLALVRVLQNFSFKPCKETQIPMKLSVQGLIQPEKPIVLKVEPRDGSVSGA, encoded by the exons atgttaaatatCTGGCTATTTCCAAAAAGAGTTACTGATTTTTTCAAGAAATCTGTAGAAAGGATGAAGGAAAGTCGCctcaaagataaacaaaag CACCGAGTGGACTTTCTTCAGCTGATGATTAACTCCCAGAATTCCAAAGAAATGGACATGCATAAAG cTCTGTCTGATCTGGAACTCGTGGCCCAatctattatctttatttttgctgGCTATGAGACCACTAgcacttctctttccttccttctgtatgAATTGGCCACTCACCCTGATGTCCAGAAGAAACTGCAGGAGGAGATTGATGCAACTTTCCCTAAGAAG gcACCACCCACTTATGATGCCCTTGTACAGATGGAGTATCTGGACATGGTGTTGAATGAAACTCTCAGATTATACACAATCGGTGGTAGACTTGAGAGAGTCTGTAAGAAAGATGTGGAGATCAGTGGTATGTTCATTCCCAAAGGGACGGTGGTGATGGTGCCAGTCTTTACTCTTCACCGAGACCAGGATCTCTGGCCAGAGCCTGAGGAGTTCCGTCCTGAAAG GTTCAGCAAGAAGAACAAGGACAGCATAAATCCTTATACATACCTGCCTTTTGGAACTGGACCCCGAAACTGCCTTGGGATGAGGTTTGCGATCATAAACATGAAACTTGCCCTTGTCAGAGTCCTGCAGAACTTCTCCTTCAAACCTTGTAAAGAAACACAG ATCCCCATGAAATTAAGTGTTCAAGGGTTAATTCAACCAGAAAAACCCATTGTTCTAAAGGTTGAGCCAAGAGATGGAAGTGTGAGTGGAGCCTGA